The nucleotide window CTCACCGAACTGCTCGAGCTCGGGCCGTTCCTCGACACGCCGGTCCGGCAGCTCAGCCTCGGGCAGCGCATGCGCGGCGACCTGGCGGCCGCGCTGGTGCACGACCCGGAGCTGCTCGTGCTGGACGAGCCGACGATCGGCCTCGACGTCGTCAGCAAGGCGACCGTGCGCGCCTTCCTGACCCGGCTCAACACCGAACGCGGCACGACGATCCTGCTGACCACCCACGATCTCGGTGACATCGAACGCCTCTGCCGCCGGGTCATGATCATCGACCACGGACGGCTGGCCTACGACGGGTCGCTGGACGCGCTGCGCGCCACCGTCGACGCGGACCGGATCCTCATCGTGGACCTCGCCCGGCCGGCCCCGCCGATCGAGGTGGAGGGCGCCAGCGTCGTCCGCACCGACGGCCCGCGGCAGTGGCTGGCGATCCCGTCCGCGGTGAACGCCGCCGCCGTGGTGGCGGCCGTGGCGGGGCGCCACGAGGTGGAGGACATCTCCCTTCGCGAGCCCGGCATCGAGGACCTCATCACCCGGCTCTACCGCGGCGGGGTCCCCGCCGGCCACTGACGCCGCACGCGTAAGTGACACACCGCCGGACGTGCTCGGTGCGCCAATACTTCAGTGCCACTTCGTATTCCGTCGGCAAAAGGCGCGCATTCTCGAAATGGCTGTGCATGCTTGCCCGGAAATTGGATATAGACGGTTCGCGTCCGAGAACGATCACCAACACCGAACCCCACCACAGGAAGTGTCACTATCAGGCGT belongs to Actinoallomurus bryophytorum and includes:
- a CDS encoding ABC transporter ATP-binding protein codes for the protein MIEVDEIAKSFTVRRRSGRLRRSRVHVAAVDGISFTVAAGEFVGYLGPNGAGKSTTIKMLTGILTPSSGRVRVAGLDPSRQRTALARRLGVVFGQRTTLWWDLPLRDSLTLIRHLYRVERSVHRARLAELTELLELGPFLDTPVRQLSLGQRMRGDLAAALVHDPELLVLDEPTIGLDVVSKATVRAFLTRLNTERGTTILLTTHDLGDIERLCRRVMIIDHGRLAYDGSLDALRATVDADRILIVDLARPAPPIEVEGASVVRTDGPRQWLAIPSAVNAAAVVAAVAGRHEVEDISLREPGIEDLITRLYRGGVPAGH